GTAAACAGCTTTACCATCATCAATATTGATACCTCCTGAGACAGCCGCTTTATTTTCGGTATCCATTTGCCATAAAACCTTTACAACGGTATAAGCCCGCCGGTTGGCATTAACTCGGCAATTCCAATCAACCATCCCTCTAACAACAGTAGGCTCCCTGTCTTCACTATCCAAACAGATATGTCCGCGCAGTAGAGCAACATCTGGCAAATTTTCCCCCAAAGTCAACCCAAAATCACATACTTGAGACAAAGCCAAATCTTCCTTGCTAATAACGTTTACCGTATCCAATCTATTGCAATTCGCTGCAATACTTTGCAAATTACTCATAGCATTAGCATAATGATTGTAACTTTTCCTATGCCATGTAACGCCTTGTATACCATTATCGGCATCCTCATTAATTTGTTCCCTATGCAATTCGGGATTCATTAACATACCTTCAATCAGATTCTGGGTAGCTTGGGCAACAATAGTTTGATTTTCAGCTTCCCTCACGCCTGAGACCGTTTTAAGCTGTGTAGCAAGCAGAACCAAAACACCCAAACCAAGCATCAACATAGACACCAACACCTCAATCAATGTTGCACCTTTTTGCTTCTGAGTAAGCATTCTTCCGCCTATTTGAATTTCTATAAGTTGGTTTTTTCTCATTATCTTCATTCTAACAACAGATTAAAAAGTACATTTCTTATTATTGACATCCGTGATTTCTGATTTCTTACAAGTCTGCAACCTGCCACTTCCATCAAACAAAAGAACTTGTGCTCTGCTTTTTTGTTTATTTTCCGGTTGTTTATCCGTCAAAACAATTTTAATGATACTGTTAGCAGGTGAGGGCGTGATAATCCCTTTTTTACCTACCGTATAATTACCCCTGATA
This portion of the Neisseria canis genome encodes:
- the pilV gene encoding type IV pilus modification protein PilV, with amino-acid sequence MRKNQLIEIQIGGRMLTQKQKGATLIEVLVSMLMLGLGVLVLLATQLKTVSGVREAENQTIVAQATQNLIEGMLMNPELHREQINEDADNGIQGVTWHRKSYNHYANAMSNLQSIAANCNRLDTVNVISKEDLALSQVCDFGLTLGENLPDVALLRGHICLDSEDREPTVVRGMVDWNCRVNANRRAYTVVKVLWQMDTENKAAVSGGINIDDGKAVYTYQARVTE